One Bacillus amyloliquefaciens DSM 7 = ATCC 23350 DNA window includes the following coding sequences:
- a CDS encoding MarR family transcriptional regulator, which translates to MDYNLHDTTVLGGDIFSPEERDIWVLYMKVMTSAGLGDVSEWMKLDMSMPQMKVLMLLNNHGTLKVSEIAEKMGASLSNTTGLLDRLEKSSFITRAPSEEDRRSVVVQLTENAKDIFRSLYQKGHVKLKRSLETLTVEEKQTVNQGLAILARALESSNQA; encoded by the coding sequence ATGGATTATAATCTGCATGATACAACGGTATTAGGCGGCGATATTTTTTCTCCTGAGGAACGGGATATTTGGGTTTTGTATATGAAAGTGATGACATCGGCGGGACTCGGCGATGTGTCGGAGTGGATGAAGCTTGATATGAGCATGCCGCAAATGAAAGTGCTGATGCTTCTGAACAACCACGGGACACTGAAGGTGAGTGAAATCGCGGAAAAAATGGGCGCTTCTCTTTCAAATACGACGGGGCTGCTTGACCGTTTGGAAAAATCAAGTTTCATTACACGCGCTCCGTCAGAAGAAGACCGCCGTTCAGTCGTCGTTCAATTAACGGAAAATGCAAAAGATATTTTCCGCAGCCTTTATCAAAAAGGACATGTAAAATTGAAGCGTTCATTGGAAACGCTGACCGTCGAAGAAAAACAAACGGTCAATCAAGGGCTCGCCATTTTGGCAAGAGCGCTTGAATCTTCCAATCAGGCATAG
- a CDS encoding YfhH family protein, protein MDKRYSQMTPHELQTEIAGLTEKARKAEQMGIVNELAVLERKITMAKAYMQNPEDFLPGAEYQIEGTDDTFRIDYMNGVFAWGHRSSSPDQEEALPISVLKEKS, encoded by the coding sequence ATGGACAAACGATACAGTCAAATGACGCCTCATGAACTACAGACGGAAATTGCGGGCCTGACGGAAAAAGCGCGAAAAGCAGAACAGATGGGCATTGTAAATGAACTGGCCGTGCTTGAACGGAAAATCACGATGGCCAAAGCCTACATGCAGAACCCGGAAGACTTTCTGCCGGGCGCGGAGTATCAGATAGAAGGTACTGATGATACGTTCCGCATTGATTACATGAACGGCGTATTCGCCTGGGGACACAGATCTTCGTCGCCTGATCAGGAAGAAGCACTGCCGATTTCCGTTTTAAAAGAAAAAAGTTAA
- a CDS encoding YfhD family protein: protein MGRNHTHKNRDKNKQKLPQVPDALKRETDGTYEEYSSELADSADREAQARMKAADNRAKSKNR from the coding sequence ATGGGCAGAAATCATACTCACAAAAACCGTGATAAAAACAAACAAAAGCTTCCTCAAGTTCCGGACGCTTTGAAACGCGAAACGGACGGCACATATGAGGAATATTCAAGCGAGCTTGCTGATTCCGCTGACCGCGAAGCGCAGGCGCGGATGAAAGCCGCTGACAACAGAGCTAAAAGCAAAAACCGCTAA
- the bstA gene encoding bacillithiol transferase BstA: METQTLSYPIGEYQPPESISAGQKQEWINTLEHAPAKLKQAVREMSDSQLDTPYREGGWTVRQVVHHLADSHMNSYIRFKLSLTEDEPEIRPYDEKGWADLHDSKTAACGDTLELLTILHRRWAALLRSMTEAQFKRTFFHPVSKETVTLEQALGLYVWHSEHHIAHITELSRRMDWHFS, from the coding sequence ATGGAAACACAAACCCTCAGCTATCCGATTGGAGAATATCAGCCGCCTGAATCGATTTCAGCCGGACAGAAACAAGAATGGATCAATACGCTGGAACACGCTCCGGCCAAACTGAAACAAGCTGTCAGAGAGATGTCGGACAGTCAGCTCGATACGCCGTACCGCGAAGGGGGATGGACTGTGCGCCAAGTGGTTCACCATCTGGCGGACAGCCACATGAACAGCTATATCCGGTTTAAATTGAGCTTAACGGAGGATGAACCGGAAATCCGTCCTTATGATGAAAAAGGCTGGGCCGATCTCCATGATTCCAAAACCGCCGCTTGCGGGGATACGCTTGAGCTGTTAACGATCCTGCACAGAAGGTGGGCCGCTCTTTTGCGCTCCATGACGGAAGCTCAATTCAAACGGACATTTTTCCATCCTGTATCTAAGGAGACGGTTACGCTGGAACAGGCGCTCGGATTATATGTCTGGCACTCTGAACATCACATCGCCCATATTACTGAGCTTTCCCGGCGGATGGACTGGCATTTTTCTTAG
- a CDS encoding PhzF family phenazine biosynthesis isomerase produces the protein MKQADVLKYEAFTDVPDLGNPAGIVLNGDDYSDEEMQMIAEMAGYNETSFLCKSGEADLKIRYFTPGHEMNLCGHATVASLYALIEKGKLQADQTYQIETKAGILPVKAAERKGRVYITLKQASPQFLPFTGDKEKLAASLGITAEDFHDELPIVYGSTGIWTLIVPLRSLEASRNMVPDNTQFPAILHDLPKASVHPFSLETVHSESDLHGRHFSSPFSGTTEDPVTGTASGVMAAYMRQYGGSGAEWLTIEQGQEIGKDGKVEIRITEEDGEMNIQMTGTAVYAESINLQLP, from the coding sequence ATGAAACAGGCGGACGTATTGAAATACGAAGCGTTTACCGATGTTCCTGATTTGGGAAATCCCGCGGGAATCGTTCTTAACGGAGATGATTATTCAGATGAAGAAATGCAGATGATCGCCGAAATGGCAGGATACAATGAAACATCATTTCTCTGCAAAAGCGGAGAAGCCGATTTGAAAATCCGCTATTTTACACCCGGCCATGAAATGAATTTATGCGGACATGCTACCGTTGCCTCTCTGTATGCATTAATTGAAAAGGGAAAGCTTCAGGCTGATCAGACGTATCAAATTGAAACGAAAGCCGGCATTCTTCCTGTAAAAGCCGCTGAACGAAAAGGGCGGGTGTACATCACGCTCAAACAGGCTTCCCCGCAATTTCTGCCGTTTACGGGAGACAAAGAAAAGCTTGCGGCCTCTCTCGGCATTACGGCGGAGGATTTTCACGATGAGCTTCCGATTGTTTACGGATCAACGGGAATTTGGACACTGATTGTTCCGCTGAGATCACTGGAAGCATCACGAAATATGGTGCCGGACAACACACAATTTCCCGCCATTTTGCACGATCTCCCGAAAGCGAGCGTTCATCCTTTTTCTCTGGAAACCGTGCATTCTGAAAGCGATCTGCACGGACGCCATTTTTCTTCCCCCTTTTCCGGAACGACCGAAGATCCCGTCACGGGAACCGCTTCAGGCGTCATGGCAGCCTATATGCGGCAATACGGAGGCTCCGGTGCCGAATGGCTGACGATTGAACAAGGTCAGGAAATAGGGAAAGACGGAAAAGTGGAAATCAGGATCACGGAGGAAGACGGAGAGATGAATATCCAGATGACGGGAACGGCTGTGTATGCCGAATCAATCAATCTTCAGCTTCCGTAA
- the recX gene encoding recombination regulator RecX yields the protein MPFITKISTQKKNTERFNIFLDEKYAFSVDADVLVRFDLKKGKELDELDILEISHGDEVKKAFNRAVEFLSYRMRSEKEVRDHLKKKETPEMVISEVIHKLYDYRYLNDKEFAEAYASTHKKTNGKGPDVLFRELKAKGIDDDTIKETLSAFTFDEQIQEALKHIGKILKKDKKLSTKEIRQRAQMQLQRKGFPFDVINAALEQTEYENDDEAEMEALKTHAEKAIRKYRYDGSYESGMKVKQYLFRKGFSIDDIEQFLQEEE from the coding sequence ATGCCGTTTATTACAAAAATATCGACCCAAAAGAAAAATACCGAACGCTTCAACATCTTCCTTGATGAGAAATATGCATTCAGCGTCGACGCCGACGTGCTTGTTCGTTTTGACCTGAAAAAAGGGAAAGAACTGGACGAGCTTGACATTCTTGAAATCAGTCACGGCGATGAAGTGAAAAAAGCCTTTAACCGCGCCGTCGAATTTTTATCATACCGGATGCGCTCTGAAAAAGAAGTCCGGGACCATTTGAAAAAAAAAGAAACACCTGAGATGGTTATTTCTGAAGTCATCCACAAACTGTACGATTACCGCTACTTAAATGACAAAGAATTTGCCGAAGCCTATGCGAGCACCCACAAAAAAACAAACGGCAAAGGGCCTGACGTCCTGTTTCGCGAGCTGAAAGCGAAAGGAATAGACGACGATACCATTAAGGAGACGCTCAGTGCGTTTACGTTTGATGAGCAGATACAGGAAGCGCTGAAACATATCGGAAAAATCCTGAAAAAAGACAAAAAGCTGTCCACAAAAGAGATCAGACAGCGGGCCCAGATGCAGCTTCAGCGAAAAGGCTTCCCTTTCGACGTCATCAATGCCGCTCTGGAGCAGACGGAGTATGAGAATGATGACGAAGCTGAGATGGAAGCTTTGAAGACTCATGCGGAAAAAGCAATCAGGAAATACCGCTATGACGGCAGCTATGAAAGCGGAATGAAGGTCAAGCAGTACTTATTCAGAAAAGGATTCTCGATTGACGACATTGAACAATTTTTGCAGGAAGAGGAGTAA
- a CDS encoding YfhE family protein: MEKKREKHQQGANLKKMQEVLYSGEFKKAEKAAKRK; encoded by the coding sequence ATGGAAAAGAAGCGCGAAAAACATCAGCAGGGAGCCAACCTGAAAAAAATGCAGGAAGTCCTTTATTCCGGTGAATTCAAAAAAGCGGAAAAAGCAGCCAAACGGAAATAA
- a CDS encoding nitroreductase: MPKTEQSQQNERLKHTIRNRRSIRSFKPETVPSEVILDMLETAVYAPNHRLTEPWRFIYAASEAGKAKLADSYVSFFKKIKDDFNEEKEQNMRKNLSAVPGFLLVVLKEDENEFTRNDDFAALSGMIQNLQLLAHENGIGMVWKSGRIMYDKQMHQDFGLADNERFAAIIQTGYPDEQPKAKERTPAKSLFTEL; this comes from the coding sequence ATGCCGAAAACCGAACAATCACAGCAAAACGAGAGACTTAAACATACGATCAGAAACAGAAGATCCATCCGGTCGTTTAAACCGGAAACCGTACCTTCTGAAGTCATATTAGATATGCTTGAAACGGCCGTTTACGCACCGAACCACAGGCTGACGGAGCCGTGGCGTTTTATTTACGCGGCAAGCGAAGCGGGAAAAGCAAAGCTTGCGGACAGCTACGTCTCATTTTTCAAGAAGATAAAAGATGATTTCAACGAGGAAAAAGAGCAGAACATGAGAAAAAACCTCAGCGCCGTTCCGGGATTTTTATTGGTCGTCTTAAAAGAAGATGAAAATGAATTTACGAGAAACGATGATTTCGCTGCGCTGAGCGGCATGATTCAAAACCTTCAGCTTCTCGCACATGAAAACGGCATCGGCATGGTTTGGAAAAGCGGCCGTATCATGTATGACAAACAGATGCATCAAGACTTCGGCCTTGCAGACAATGAGCGCTTTGCGGCGATCATTCAAACGGGCTATCCGGATGAACAGCCTAAGGCGAAAGAACGGACGCCGGCAAAAAGCCTGTTTACCGAACTGTAA
- a CDS encoding MFS transporter: MADDFHIHVSSAGMLVTAYAASVCLTGPIVTIIAVKLPRKPVLLSLMGIFVLANLMSVFAPNFAVLAISRILSASIHGAFFAIAMVFASEMVPPEKRSAAAASMNGGLTVALMLGVPFGSYLGDVLNWRAVFFIISVLGMIGLIGLMLVVPNRKPKVIPMLMNEWSVFKHKQVIFSFAITILGYSGVFIAYTFIEPILRDSAGFGTVGITGALFAYGLGGVAGNFFAGKVPLKLLTRTMIGVMIGLIGVLAIFPYIAVFPAAAVSATFLFGACAFGTPPLLQTKVISSSENGTTIAAAVSVSAFNLANALGAWLGGLILGGTGSYSWLFAGGALMTALGLVLSTFAHLSEKKDVYEYQVHKG, encoded by the coding sequence ATTGCCGATGACTTTCATATACATGTTTCTTCAGCGGGTATGCTTGTTACCGCGTATGCGGCAAGCGTCTGCCTGACGGGCCCGATTGTAACGATTATCGCGGTTAAACTTCCGAGAAAGCCGGTGCTGCTCAGCTTGATGGGCATCTTTGTCCTTGCCAACCTGATGAGCGTCTTTGCGCCAAACTTCGCCGTGCTGGCGATTTCAAGAATTTTATCCGCATCCATCCACGGAGCCTTTTTTGCGATCGCCATGGTGTTTGCGAGTGAAATGGTGCCGCCTGAAAAACGTTCCGCCGCAGCTGCGTCCATGAACGGGGGATTAACCGTGGCGCTGATGCTCGGCGTTCCGTTCGGCTCTTATTTAGGGGATGTTCTTAACTGGCGGGCCGTCTTTTTCATTATTTCCGTTTTAGGCATGATCGGGCTGATCGGCCTGATGCTGGTCGTACCGAATCGAAAACCGAAAGTGATTCCGATGCTGATGAATGAATGGAGTGTCTTTAAGCATAAGCAAGTGATCTTCTCCTTTGCGATCACCATTCTCGGCTACTCCGGCGTATTTATTGCTTACACGTTTATTGAGCCGATTTTAAGAGATTCAGCGGGATTCGGCACGGTCGGCATTACAGGCGCATTATTTGCCTACGGTCTCGGCGGAGTGGCGGGGAATTTCTTCGCAGGGAAAGTGCCGCTCAAACTGCTGACGCGCACAATGATCGGTGTGATGATCGGCTTGATCGGCGTCTTGGCGATCTTCCCTTATATCGCTGTTTTTCCTGCCGCGGCCGTTTCCGCGACATTTTTATTCGGCGCATGCGCGTTCGGCACGCCGCCGCTTTTACAGACAAAGGTTATTTCTTCATCTGAAAACGGCACGACAATTGCCGCCGCGGTGAGCGTTTCCGCATTTAACCTTGCAAACGCGCTCGGCGCTTGGCTCGGCGGATTGATTCTCGGCGGAACGGGATCTTACTCATGGCTGTTTGCAGGCGGTGCGCTGATGACCGCTCTCGGCCTTGTGCTTTCCACATTCGCTCATCTGTCTGAGAAGAAAGATGTCTATGAATACCAAGTGCATAAAGGATAA
- the mprF gene encoding bifunctional lysylphosphatidylglycerol flippase/synthetase MprF — translation MLTKKNALSILKVLFPIAVLLLVIYQSKKELTDLSFKRTLYIINGIERYDLFILVLLGLLAVSAMSFYDFVLKRTLRLNIPNWKVFRVSFIANSFNNVLGFGGLAGVGLRTMLYKEHTNDVKRLVAGIAWLTSSALLGLSVFSILTVARVLPVGEITSEKPWLWAVIAGVALIVPAALIAARINNKKADTEDGEAKPRHPVFSYIGASFAEWFAAAVVMYYSLYVMGIQADVRHVFGVFAIAAIGGIISLVPGGFGSFDLLFLLGMQNMGFPQEAVVTSIVIYRIVYSFIPFVFGLFFAAGDLTENTLKRLESNPKMAPAVETTNVLLVLQRAILIRMLYGSLALLVFVSGVVVLASVALPIDRETVIPHIPHPALLAFNALSLSAALILLILPIELYKRTKRSYSMAVAALVGGFVFSFLKGLNISAIFILPVVIVLLVLLKRQFIREQASYTLGQMIFAAALFIIALFNYNLIAGFIWDKMNRLLRHDYFVHNNSHITYATMTAIIVVPLFFLVFTAIYHKRSKPIGEEADPERLKSFLAEEGGNALSHLGFLGDKRFYFSSDGKALLLFGQISRRLVVLGDPSGQKDSFPLVIEEFLNEAHKQGLSVMFYQIEREDMALYHDFGYNFFKLGEEALVDMEAFTLSGKKKAGLRAINNKFDREGYTFHVGEPPFSSEFIAKLKDISDEWLGPKKEKGFSLGFFDRDYLEQAPIAYVKDTEGEIIAFANLMPMYQEGEISVDLMRYRKNAPNGIMDALFIRLFLWAQEQGYTTFNMGMAPLSNVGTAFSSFWSERIAAVIFNNVRYMYSFSGLRAFKEKYKPEWRGKYLAYRKNRSLSVTMILVTRLIGKTKKDAVKKASFFLGN, via the coding sequence TTGCTGACTAAAAAGAATGCCTTATCGATATTAAAAGTATTATTTCCTATTGCAGTTTTGCTTTTAGTCATTTATCAGTCCAAAAAGGAATTGACAGATCTTTCTTTTAAACGCACGCTGTACATTATTAATGGGATTGAGCGTTACGATTTATTTATTCTCGTTCTGCTCGGCCTCCTTGCCGTCAGTGCGATGTCCTTTTATGATTTTGTGCTGAAACGGACGCTGCGTCTCAACATTCCGAATTGGAAAGTGTTCAGGGTTTCCTTTATCGCCAATTCCTTTAACAATGTCCTTGGATTCGGCGGTCTGGCGGGTGTCGGACTGCGGACGATGCTTTACAAAGAGCACACGAATGACGTAAAACGTCTTGTCGCAGGAATCGCTTGGCTTACTTCTTCAGCTCTGCTCGGGCTGTCGGTCTTCAGTATTCTGACCGTCGCCCGGGTGCTCCCGGTGGGTGAAATCACAAGCGAGAAGCCGTGGCTGTGGGCTGTCATCGCCGGTGTGGCGCTGATTGTGCCGGCAGCTTTAATCGCCGCCCGGATCAACAATAAAAAAGCTGACACAGAAGATGGTGAAGCCAAGCCGAGGCATCCGGTTTTTTCATACATCGGAGCATCGTTTGCCGAATGGTTTGCGGCAGCCGTCGTCATGTATTATTCACTGTATGTCATGGGCATTCAAGCAGATGTCCGCCATGTATTCGGTGTATTTGCCATTGCCGCTATCGGGGGAATCATCAGCCTTGTGCCGGGAGGATTCGGCTCGTTTGACCTTCTGTTTCTGCTCGGCATGCAGAATATGGGCTTTCCGCAGGAGGCGGTTGTGACATCCATCGTCATCTACCGGATTGTGTATTCATTTATTCCGTTTGTGTTCGGGCTGTTCTTTGCGGCCGGCGACTTAACGGAAAATACGCTTAAACGGCTGGAATCAAATCCGAAGATGGCTCCTGCCGTGGAAACGACGAACGTGCTTCTCGTATTGCAGCGCGCCATCTTAATCAGAATGCTTTACGGTTCGCTGGCGCTTTTGGTTTTCGTGTCGGGAGTCGTCGTGCTTGCGTCTGTCGCCTTGCCGATCGACAGGGAGACGGTCATTCCGCATATTCCGCATCCGGCGCTTCTTGCGTTTAACGCGTTATCGTTAAGCGCGGCTTTGATTCTTTTAATTTTGCCGATTGAACTATACAAACGGACGAAACGCTCTTATTCAATGGCGGTCGCCGCGCTTGTCGGCGGTTTTGTGTTCAGTTTCTTAAAAGGGTTGAACATCAGCGCGATCTTTATTCTGCCTGTCGTTATCGTATTGCTTGTGCTGTTAAAGAGGCAGTTTATCAGAGAACAGGCATCGTATACGCTCGGCCAGATGATTTTTGCGGCCGCTCTGTTTATTATCGCCTTGTTCAACTACAATCTCATTGCCGGCTTTATCTGGGATAAAATGAATCGGCTGCTGCGCCACGATTATTTCGTCCATAACAATTCGCACATTACATACGCCACGATGACGGCCATTATTGTTGTGCCTTTGTTTTTCCTTGTGTTTACGGCAATTTATCATAAAAGATCGAAGCCGATCGGGGAAGAGGCCGATCCTGAGCGGCTGAAGTCCTTTTTGGCGGAAGAAGGCGGAAACGCGCTCAGCCACCTCGGCTTTCTCGGGGATAAGCGGTTTTATTTCTCAAGCGACGGCAAAGCACTTTTATTGTTCGGCCAGATTTCCAGAAGGCTTGTCGTGCTCGGTGATCCGTCAGGCCAGAAAGACTCTTTTCCGCTTGTAATTGAGGAATTTCTGAATGAGGCGCATAAGCAGGGCCTGAGTGTCATGTTCTATCAGATTGAACGTGAAGACATGGCGCTGTATCATGACTTCGGCTATAACTTCTTCAAGCTTGGAGAAGAGGCGCTCGTGGATATGGAGGCATTTACGCTGTCAGGAAAGAAAAAAGCGGGTCTGCGGGCGATTAACAACAAATTTGACCGCGAAGGCTACACGTTTCATGTCGGGGAACCGCCGTTTTCCTCAGAGTTTATCGCCAAACTGAAAGATATTTCGGACGAATGGCTCGGACCGAAAAAAGAGAAAGGCTTTTCTCTCGGTTTCTTCGACCGGGATTATTTGGAACAGGCCCCGATTGCTTACGTGAAAGACACAGAAGGGGAGATCATCGCTTTTGCCAACCTTATGCCGATGTATCAGGAAGGCGAGATATCAGTCGACTTAATGCGTTATCGGAAAAACGCGCCGAACGGTATCATGGACGCGCTTTTCATCCGTCTGTTTCTCTGGGCGCAGGAACAAGGGTACACCACCTTTAATATGGGCATGGCGCCTTTGTCAAACGTAGGAACGGCCTTTTCATCCTTCTGGTCGGAAAGAATCGCGGCCGTCATCTTTAACAACGTCCGGTATATGTACAGCTTCAGCGGTCTGCGGGCCTTTAAAGAAAAATACAAACCGGAGTGGCGCGGGAAATACTTGGCGTACCGCAAAAACAGATCGCTGTCCGTCACGATGATTCTCGTCACCCGCCTGATCGGAAAAACCAAAAAAGACGCCGTTAAAAAGGCGTCTTTTTTTCTGGGTAATTAA
- a CDS encoding TIGR01777 family oxidoreductase produces MNIAMTGGTGFLGRHLTGVFTRQGHHVYILSRKQRETEQKNVTYVQWLAENAAPERELPPIDVWVNLAGKSIFDRWTDTTKEQIISSRVEATREVRRIIRQQAKKPRALIQASAVGIYGTSTEKTFTEQSDTSNEDFLSHTAHMWEREGQKIEALGIRTVYARFGVMLGEKGALPLMVLPYKLLAGGTVGSGRQWLSWVHVDDAAELIAYAAEHDDLSGPMNVTSPNPVEMKQFGKTIATVLHRPHWIPVPEFFLEKALGEMSLLIVKGQRALPKQALTSGFQFTYEELDFALKDLLPA; encoded by the coding sequence ATGAATATCGCGATGACAGGCGGCACGGGTTTTCTGGGCCGGCATCTGACAGGTGTGTTTACCCGCCAGGGACATCATGTCTATATTTTATCAAGAAAACAAAGAGAAACCGAACAAAAAAATGTGACATATGTTCAATGGCTGGCCGAAAACGCGGCGCCTGAGCGCGAGCTTCCCCCTATTGATGTATGGGTGAACCTCGCGGGCAAATCCATCTTTGACCGCTGGACGGACACAACGAAGGAACAAATCATCTCAAGCCGGGTAGAAGCGACGAGAGAAGTCAGACGGATTATCCGGCAGCAGGCAAAAAAACCCCGGGCTTTAATTCAGGCAAGCGCCGTCGGCATTTACGGCACAAGCACAGAGAAAACGTTCACTGAGCAGTCAGATACGTCAAATGAAGACTTCCTCAGTCATACGGCTCATATGTGGGAGCGTGAAGGCCAGAAAATTGAAGCGCTCGGCATTCGGACGGTATATGCCAGATTCGGCGTGATGCTCGGTGAAAAAGGCGCCCTGCCGCTCATGGTTCTCCCTTATAAGCTGTTGGCGGGCGGCACCGTCGGCTCAGGACGGCAATGGCTGTCATGGGTTCATGTCGATGATGCGGCGGAACTCATCGCTTATGCGGCGGAGCATGATGACTTGTCCGGCCCGATGAATGTGACCTCGCCGAACCCTGTTGAAATGAAGCAATTCGGTAAGACGATCGCAACCGTCCTGCACCGCCCCCACTGGATTCCCGTACCGGAATTTTTTCTGGAGAAGGCATTGGGAGAAATGAGCCTGCTGATCGTAAAAGGGCAGCGCGCCCTGCCTAAGCAGGCGCTGACATCCGGTTTTCAATTTACGTATGAAGAGCTTGATTTCGCTTTAAAGGATCTCTTACCTGCATAA
- a CDS encoding MFS transporter — protein MPEPLQTEKNQSWAITLFTIGVFMAALDNGIISAALTTINSSFGVSPSWGSWGVTLYTLGLSVSVPIVGKLSDRYGRKKLFMIEVGVFGLGSLLVALSQSFPMFLAARLIQALGGGGIFIIGSSHVLAVLPKEKQGKALGLLGAMNGMAAVLGPNIGSFLLDVTGSWHWLFLINLPIAAALVVCGGLFIAETKEPEVKKLDLAGTMMLSLAILSCMIGITNLDGAKLSESIMDVKVYGYLLGAGLLFAALLKVEKRVENRGGDPILACSLLQNKVFQWTLVIGFLSGGLLAAVIFIPSYAEQYLHVSAEKAGYWMTPLALASGIGAWLGGAVTDKKGPVFSAVVSGVIAFTGFSLFPLWVTDKWEFVTASVIAGIGFGFLLGAPLNVLVSETAGQNKGTALGTLSLVRQVGLTLAPALYAGFITGGFDRIGDDIKNRLAKSGIPADQAQMPDIGGGLSSLQEQVSRIPVPAVKKAVSDAIEAGVASGYHHLYTAAAVISLCTIVSAAVLAYFRKPASSKKNASPSAGKAQ, from the coding sequence ATGCCGGAACCATTGCAAACAGAAAAAAACCAGAGCTGGGCGATCACTCTCTTTACGATCGGTGTGTTCATGGCGGCGCTGGACAACGGAATTATTTCCGCTGCTCTGACGACGATTAACAGCTCTTTTGGTGTTTCCCCTTCATGGGGCTCGTGGGGAGTAACCCTTTACACCTTGGGACTCAGTGTCAGTGTGCCGATTGTCGGCAAGCTGTCTGACCGTTACGGGCGGAAAAAGCTGTTTATGATTGAAGTCGGGGTGTTCGGTCTCGGCTCTTTGCTTGTCGCACTCAGTCAAAGCTTCCCGATGTTTTTGGCAGCGCGGCTCATTCAGGCGCTTGGCGGCGGAGGGATTTTTATTATCGGCAGTTCGCATGTCTTGGCTGTGCTTCCGAAGGAGAAACAGGGAAAAGCTCTCGGGCTTTTAGGAGCGATGAACGGTATGGCGGCCGTCCTCGGACCGAATATCGGAAGCTTTTTGCTTGATGTAACCGGGTCGTGGCATTGGCTGTTTTTGATTAATCTGCCGATTGCCGCCGCTTTGGTTGTGTGCGGCGGTTTGTTTATCGCTGAAACGAAAGAGCCTGAGGTGAAAAAGCTTGATCTCGCCGGCACGATGATGCTGTCTCTTGCGATCTTATCCTGCATGATCGGTATTACGAATCTCGATGGGGCGAAGCTGTCAGAAAGCATAATGGACGTAAAGGTGTACGGGTATCTGTTGGGGGCGGGACTTCTCTTTGCGGCGCTGCTTAAAGTCGAAAAACGGGTTGAAAACCGCGGGGGCGATCCGATTCTCGCCTGCTCGCTCCTGCAGAATAAAGTGTTTCAATGGACGCTCGTCATCGGATTTTTATCAGGCGGGCTGCTCGCTGCGGTGATTTTTATTCCTTCTTACGCGGAGCAGTATTTGCATGTATCGGCGGAAAAAGCAGGTTATTGGATGACGCCGCTCGCTTTGGCGTCAGGCATCGGGGCATGGCTCGGCGGGGCGGTCACGGATAAAAAAGGGCCGGTCTTCTCTGCGGTTGTATCAGGCGTCATTGCCTTTACCGGATTCAGCCTGTTTCCGTTATGGGTGACGGATAAATGGGAATTTGTCACGGCGAGTGTGATTGCGGGGATCGGTTTCGGATTTCTGCTCGGAGCTCCGCTGAATGTGCTTGTATCAGAAACGGCGGGTCAAAACAAAGGGACAGCGCTCGGCACGCTGTCACTCGTGAGGCAGGTCGGGCTGACGCTCGCTCCGGCCTTATATGCCGGCTTCATTACAGGCGGCTTTGACCGGATCGGAGATGACATCAAAAACCGTTTAGCGAAAAGCGGCATTCCCGCTGATCAGGCGCAAATGCCCGATATCGGCGGCGGACTTTCTTCGTTGCAGGAACAGGTAAGCCGAATCCCCGTCCCCGCCGTCAAAAAAGCGGTTTCTGATGCGATTGAAGCGGGCGTTGCCAGCGGCTACCACCATCTTTATACGGCAGCCGCCGTCATTTCGTTATGCACGATTGTGTCTGCGGCTGTTTTGGCGTATTTCCGGAAGCCGGCATCCTCTAAGAAAAATGCCAGTCCATCCGCCGGGAAAGCTCAGTAA
- a CDS encoding ribonuclease inhibitor Barstar produces MKKAVINGEQIRSISDLHQTLKKELALPEYYGENLDALWDCLTGWVEYPLVLEWRQFEQSKQLTENGAESVLQVFREAKAEGCDITIILS; encoded by the coding sequence ATGAAAAAAGCAGTCATTAACGGGGAACAAATCAGAAGTATCAGCGACCTCCACCAGACATTGAAAAAGGAGCTTGCCCTTCCGGAATACTACGGTGAAAACCTGGACGCTTTATGGGATTGTCTGACCGGATGGGTGGAGTACCCGCTCGTTTTGGAATGGAGGCAGTTTGAACAAAGCAAGCAGCTGACTGAAAATGGCGCCGAGAGTGTGCTTCAGGTTTTCCGTGAAGCGAAAGCGGAAGGCTGCGACATCACCATCATACTTTCTTAA